The Verrucomicrobium spinosum DSM 4136 = JCM 18804 DNA segment ACGGCAGCCACGAGGGTGACAAGTCCGTCCGCGTCTTCTTTCGTCCCCCTCAAAACAGGGCCAACGACATCCGGCTGCCAGACCAACCAGTGGCTCCGGACAACGCCGATATGTTCCTGACCCAGCTGGGGCTCGCCGCCGTCAAAGTCCCCGCCGCCCTCTCTGACCCGTGCGTCATTGATCTGGAGACCGCCGATCAGTCCACGGAACCCATTGCGATCGGTGGCATTTATTGATCCAGCCGATTGCCAGTCTGCACTGCACTGAAGCCTGGACTTCCCTCCAGCTTCCAGCAAAGGCAGCTGCTTGTAGTTCAAACTTTAGTTTGCTCAGGACACGTCACCAAAGATCGACTGAGCAAACTAAAGTTTGAACTACAAACAAGCAGCTGAGCCGCCTCTCATCCAGTTCACACCTCGAACCTCAACTGACGCACTGCGTCATGACGCACCCGCGCCGCGTCGCTCCTTCCCTGTCTCCCCCAGCTCTCCCTCCCGGAGAGCCTCCCCATCCAAGGTCGGCAGCACCCTGGCTCCGTCTGCCGGAAAGGGAATCGGCGTGACACACAAGACCTCCCCCTCCTGGGGAGCCTTCGGCGAGTTCGCTGAAATCACGATGCCTTTTTCATCTGCGGCGAGGGGCTCCACCGTCATGCGGCGCAGGCGATTCTCCGGGGAGATGAGGATGATTTCATTTCCAGCCCGCACGGCCACCCGGGGGATGACATACACATCCGTCAGCACCTCGCCCCGGATCTCTGCTTCCACAAACTGGCCAATCTTCAGCGGCGGCACGCCGTCGGCTCGCCGGGCATACGGATCATCCACCTGGGCGATGGCGATGATCTGCCGGGTCTCTGCGTCCAGGGAGCCCTCCACCCGCATCAATCGACCCTGCCACATGACCGGTTTCCCATTCAATGACGCACGCAAGCGGACTGGCACACTTTCAGTGTCTGCCACCTCGGCGGCCCCACTGCCGCGATAGCGCTCCGGGAGTTTTAGGAAACGCATCTCCCGCTCCGGCAACGGCAGGCGGATCTCCACATAGTCCACGGCAAAGACTTTGGCCAACTGGGTGCCGGGAGTGACGAGCTGCCCCACATCCACACTCTGCTGCAAGACCTGCCCGGCATACGGTGCCCGCACCACGGTGCGGGCCAGATCACGCTCTGCCTTCATCACCTGGGCCTTGGACGAAGCCACATCGGCCTCGGCACGGGCCAGTTGCGGCTGCCTCAGAACCAGTGGGCTGGGTTCTCCCGTGCGGCCCAGTGCCTTCCAGTTTTCCAGCGCCTGTTCTGCCTTCGCTTTCTCCTCTGCCAGCAAGGCTTCCATTTGAGCCAGCGAGCCTTTCGCCACCACCACGGCCGTTTCGTAATCCACCGGATCCAGCTTGAGCAGGACCTCGTCTTTTTCGAAGAAGGCCCCGGCGCGAAACGACGGGCTGACTTCCACAATCTTCGCACTCACTTCTGGCAGCAGCGTGCTCTGGGTGCGGGGCATGACCGTCCCCTGGGATCGGACCTGCACAGGGAAAGTGGACTTCTTCAGAATTCGCCCCTGCACCTTCACCAGGACTGGCTCAGCCACGCTCACCTTTGGCGCAGGGCGGGAGGTGTACAACCACCATCCTCCCCAGGCACAACCTCCAAGGATCAACAAAGGCGAAACGACACGCAGGAACTTCATCTGGCTGGGCAATACAGTCGCAAAAGCTTGAGTTCCCAAGGTCTCACACCGCTAGTTCCCTTGCGAGTGAAAAGAAAGGAGCGGGACCGGTGGTCCCTCTGGCACGCCTCAGCGGTGGAGCACTGACCAGATCCTGCCAGTCACGGACGACATGGACAGTCAGCAAGCTATGCCAGGACCAACCCTTTCCCCAGTTCCTCACCCACCAGTCGCGCCACCTGCTCCGCTGTGACGCCCGTCATGCAGTCATAGTGGCCAAAGGGGCACTCGCGCTTGAAGCAGGGGCTGCAGGGCACGTGATGGCGCACAATGCGGTGGCGGTCGCCCAGAGGTCCGGTGAGCACGGGCTCTGTGGAGCCAAAGATGCTGACGGTGGGCACGCCCAAGGCGGCAGCCAGGTGCATGGTGCCGGTGTCATTGGTCACTAGCAGCCGGCAGGCGCGAAGCTCCGCAATGAGCTCGGTCAGGGTGGTGGCTCCCACGCGATTGCGGTGGCGCACATTGCCCAACATCTGACTCAAGGTCTCCCCCATGGCCTTCTCCCCCGGAGCGCCAAAGAGCTGCCACTCCACCTCTGGCCACTGCACGGAGACAGCGGCGGCCACCCCGGCGAAGCGGTCCATGGGCCAGCGCTTGGCCTGGCCGTACTCGGCCCCCGCACAGATGCCCACCCTGATGGTGCCCTCCCCCGCAGCGCCGGTGGGCGGCACCGTGGGTGAAAACAGGCCGGGGTCGTCCGTCTTGGCCCCGCAGAACTTGGCCAGACGCAGGTAGCGGTAGGCGTGATGCTCCGGCGGCTTGTAGGACACCGGTTCTGGACACACCTGATGCAGCATCCGGGACCGGAGAGAGCCGTGATACCCCACCAGGCGAGGGATGCCGGCCTGCTTCAACTCCAGGGTGGAGCGGGTGGAGTTAGTGAAGAGTACCGCAACATCATAGTAGCCCGACTCACGGATGCGTCGGGCCACACTGCTGATGCCTTCTTTCTTGGCCTTGGTGACCACCGCATCCACCTCCGGCACCGCGCTCCAGAGTTCCTTTAGATTGGCCTGGCAGAAGATCGTCAGCCGCATGTCCGGCCGCCCCTGCTTGAGCGCCCGGATCGCAGGCATGGCCATACACGCATCCCCCAGCCAGTTGGGTGAACGGACCAGGAGGTTAAAGGGTTGCAGGCGGCTCCCATCATACCCCTTGGGCAGGACGATGCCGCGGCGGTACTTGGAGAGCAGGAAGTCCGGCTTGGGTGTCTTCCAGCGGTTGTGCACCCAGAACCAGTCAGCAGGAGCACGGCGCACCAGCACCTCCACGGCAATGTTGAGCATGGAGGTCAGCCCCTCCGCCGTGGCTTTCTTCTCCCCGCTGCTCACGGGCGGGTAGATGACGAGTTTCCAGCGCGCCAGGCCGTCGTTGTACACCGCCATCGGCAGCAGAGGCGCATCACAACGCAGGGCCATCAGGGCAGCCAGGCTGGAGGTGGAGGCCAGCCGGTCAAAGAACGGGCACCAGATGCCCTTGTCCCCCGCGTGCTGGTCCACGAGCACACCAATCGCGCTGCTCCCCTCACGGAGATGCTTGATGGGAGCCCCGAAACCGTCGTTCCGGCTGAAGAGCACGTAACCCAGCTTCTCCCGGCGGCGGCGCAAATGCGACTCCAGATACGGATTGCTCAGGGGCTGGTAGATGGTTGCTGGCTTCCGCCCGTAGCAGAACAGGGAGGGAATATTCGTGAGCAGCTCCCAGCACCCGAGGTGGCAGATGGCGTAGAGCAGCGGCTTGCCGGATGCCGCCACGGCTTGGGCATGCTCCGTGCCCTCGATCGTGACCCGTTTCACGATCTCCGCCTCGGACATCACCTGGAACTTCAGGCTGCACAGGAAGTTCGCCCCCAGGCTCCGGAAGTGCTTCCGCGCCGCCGCCTTCCGCCAGTCGAGGTCCTTTTCCCGGCCAAACGCGATTTCCAGGTTCCTCAGCGCCAGCCGACGAGGGCCGCCGAAAAAGGCATGTGCCAGCCCGCCCAGGAACTGCCCGAGCCGGGCGCAGAAGGTCAGCGGCAGCACACTCAACACAGCCTCCACCCCGCGTACCAACAGGTACATCAGGTACTGCCCCATACGGGTGATCACTTGGTCGCCAGAAGGCTTTTTGCTCGCCATTGCCTGTCTATCCCGCAAGAGGGGCGGGAGTGCAAAGTTGAAAATCCATTCTTCCGCCTCACTTCCCCACCACAAGGTGGACACCCAGGGCGATCAGCCCTGCGAGGAAACAAATACGGAACTTCGCCGGCGACAGACGGGACCGGAGGAAAGTGCCCGCATACATGCCGATGAGGGCGGGCACGAGCATGAGCGCAGAGCTGCCGAGCACCGCCGTAGGGTAGCTCCCGTTCATCACCAGCCCCAGCGCCAGCACCACGGTGGATACGGTGAAGGAGATGCCCATGCCCTGGATCAGCTCGTCCTTCTTCAACCCCAGCGCCTGAAGATACGGCACGGCCGGGATGACAAACACGCCGGTCGCGGCGGTGACGAATCCCGTGCTACCCCCAATCAGCGGTCCCAGCCAGCGCTCCCATTCAGAACGCACCGTCATGCGAGCGCCCGTGAGCGCCCAGCCCGCGTAGCCGATGAGCGCCGTGCCCAGCCCCACCATCGCCCACTTCCCCGCCGGAGCCCCTAGAATCCACGCCCCGAGCAAACTGCCCGCCACAATCCCGATCTGCATGCCGCCCAGCCGCTTCAACATCGGCCCCAGCGTCCCCCACGGCCAGATCTGCCAGACATTCGTCACAAACGAAGGCACCACCAGCAGCGCTGCCGCCTCCGCCGGACTCATCACCAGCGCCAGCAAGGCCACCGCCACCGTGGGCAACCCCAGCCCGATCACGCCCTTCACCACCCCCGCCAGCACAAATACCGCCCCAGTGAGGAGCAACACGTTAAGTGATGCGGCATTCGAGAGTTCCAGCCAGGCCATGGTTCGAGTCAAAAACTGAACTACGTCTCAGCGAGGCTTCTGGAAAGGATTCTCACACGAAGGCACAAAGGCACGAAAAGGAGGCGGGGGTTCCAGCCCCGCTCAGTCGAGCGTCTCCTAACTTCGCAGGCTGAAGCCTGTACTCCGTACAACTTCAGCCTCCAAAACCCGCACCGGACCTCATGTCTTGAGTCTTGTGTCTTGCAGTCTTGTGTCTCCCGCGCAGCGGGCCCTACCGCTTCTTCAACTGCGGGAACAGCACCACATCACGGATGCTCTCCGCACCCGTCAACATCATGACCAGGCGGTCAATGCCGATGCCGATGCCGCCAGCGGAGGGCATGCCGTATTCGAGAGCGAGGAGGAACTCCTCATCCACCTTCTGAGTTTCCTCGCCCGCCTGGTGTTCCAGGCGCTCGCGCTGCACGATGGGGTCGTTGAGCTCGCTGTAGCCGGGGGAGATTTCCTGGCCGTTGATGACCAGTTCGTACACGTCCACCACGCTGCCATCGGCCTTGTTCTGCTTGGCCAGGGGCACCAGTTCCGCAGGCACATGCGTGACGAAGAGCGGGTCGAAGCTCTTCTCCTCGATCAGCTTTTCAAACACCTGCTGGCTCACTTCGTAGTCCACCATGCCGCCGCTCACCTCGACGCCCAGCTCGGCGCACTTCGCCTTCTTGTCGTCCAGTGACAGCTCGAACCAGCCCTCTCCGGCCACGCCCTTGATCAGCTCCTTGTAGGGAGCACGACGCCAGGGGCGCTGGAGGTTGATGGTGCGGGTCACGTTGCCTTCGTCATCCTTGTGCTCGATGAGGAGGCCACCGCAAAACTTCTCCGCCAGGTGGCAGACCATGCTCTCCACGAGGTCCGCCATCTGCTCGAAGTCGGAGAAGGCCCAGTAGGCCTCCAGCATGGTGAACTCGGGGTTGTGACGACGGCTCAGGCCCTCGTTGCGGAAGTTGCGGTTGAGTTCGAAGATCTTCGTGAACCCACCCACCAGGAGACGCTTGAGGAAGAGCTCCGGCGCGATGCGGAGATACATCGCCATGTTCAGCGCCTTGAAGAAGGTCTCGAACGGCGTGGCGGCGGCCCCACCGGGAACGTCCTGCATCATCGGCGTCTCCACTTCCAGGAATCCGCGATCCTGCAGGAAGCGGCGGATCTCCGCCACCATGAGGCTGCGCTGCACGAAGGTGTCGCGGCTGCGCTCGTTGCTGATGAGGTCCAGATAACGCTGGCGATACTTGATCTCGCGGTCCGTCACGCCGTGCCACTTGTCGGGCAGCGGACGCAGGGCCTTGCTCATCACCTGGAGGGTCTCGGTGTGCACAGAGGGCTCACCCGTCTTCGTCACGAAGGTCTTGCCGGAAACGCCCAGCCAGTCGCCGATGTCCACGAGCTCAGTCAGAAGTTCAAACGCCTCGTCGCCGATCTCCTTCTTGTTCACGTAGCACTGGATGCGGCCCGTGATGTCGGACAGGTCAAAGAACACCGCCTTGCCCATGGTCCGGCGGGCCGTCACACGCCCGGCCACCTTCACCTCCAGATCCGGCTGGAAATCTCGGCGCAGCGCGCCTGGCTGATGAGTCGTGTCAAAGCGTCCGCCGAACGGGTCAATGCCGCGCGCGACCATGGTGTTCAGCTTGTCGCGGCGGATTTGCAGCAGTTCGGATTCGGAATGTTCTTGTCCTTGCATGGGAAGTGTCGTCAATTATGCGGCAGTGAGCGGAAACGCACCTCTAGCCGAGACTCTGGTATTTGCTACTGCAAAGGTGTGCTCACACCAAGACGTGTGGCTGGACAGTCGCGGGGCGCTGTGGCATCCCGGTAGTCGCTGGCTGGCCGAGGCGGACCTCCACTATGGCTATCAGCTGACCATGCGCCGGGCGGGTGGCCTCTTTCCCCAGTGGGGCATGGGCGACATCCGCACCCGGTTGCAGGCTCTGATCCGCCACTATCAGCCAGAGAAACTCATCTTGGCCGGCGACATCATGGACAGCAGCGGCTCTGCGGAAGAGACCCTCACCCTGCTCGCCGCCCTCCAGCCTCAGGTGCCCCACTTGATCTGCCTGGAGGGCAATCACGAGCGTCCCGCCCTGCTCAAACGCTGGACATTCCATCGCTGGCATCGCGAAGACGGCGACTACCTCTTCCACCACGGCCACAACCCGCAAGAGGTCCTCGACTGCCCCAAAGCCACCGCCGACGCCGCCCTTCAAATCACCGGCCACTGGCACCCCGCCGTGACCCTCAATGACGGTGCCGGCACCTCCATGAAGCTGCCCGCCCTCATCCAGCAAAAATCCCCCAAGCGCCGCTCCCAGAGCTCCAACACGCCGCTCGATCACTGGATCCTCCCCGCCTTCTCCCCCTGGGCCCGTGGCGGCCGCCTGCCTGCTCCCGGGGAAAAAGTGCGCCAGGAAATCTGGGCCTGCCATCAGCGGCGGGTTTTTGCCGTGGGGTGAGGCGGAAATGCGGTTTTAACCACAGAGGCACAGAGGAATGACTTTTTTAGACAGAATTAACGGAATTAACAAAATTGGATTCAGTGGTCAGTTCCACCATCCAGAAGCTGAACCCTAATTCCGTAAATTCTGTTAATTCTGTCTAAACCTCAGTTTCAGTGCTCTGTGTTCTCTGCGTCTCTATGGTTAAACCTAAAACTCCCTCTCAGCTAATGACGACCGGTTTATCCTCGTTGTCCTGATCCTTCTTCGGCGCGGGCTTCGCACGGCGGCGCGGCACGGCTTCCTCCTGCAGGATACGGTCTTCCACCAAGGGCTTGGCACCGGTCTCGGGAGTAGGATCTTTCTCGGTGAAGGGTGACTGCTTCTTGTACGTCTTCAGACGCTCGCTGAGCTCCTGCTCCAGCTTGGCCTTCTCCTCAGGCTTGATTTCACCGTCCTTGTCGCCATCCAGCATCACGATGGCCTTCATCTGGGTCTGCACGGCTTCGCCGAATTTGCCACTGCGCGCCAGGGCGGCCGCCAGGGTGTCGATCATCTCATACTGCTTGCCACTGAGTTTTTCCACGGCATTCCGCGCAAATTCCACAGCGCTGTCGCCATCATGAAAGCTGTCGTCCGGGCACACCGCCAGGAACCACGCCAGGTCATTGCGGGCCCAAGGATCATCCGAGCGCGCGGCCCGGCGGTACCAGGCCTCCGCACGGCGATAGTCCAGCGGCACGCCCGTGCCGGTGTAGTAGAGGTAGGCCAGATGCGTCATGGCCCGGATCAGGCCGTTCTGCGCGGCCTTCAGGTACCACTCCGCGGCTTCGCGGGTGTTCTTGTCGATCCCCAGCCCGCGCTCCAGCTTGAAGGCGTACATCGCCTGGGAGGGGGCAAAGTCCTGATCCGCCGCCCGCTTCAGCCACTTGTTGGCCTCAGCCTGATTCTTCTCCACGCCCTTGCCCAGCTCGTAGCACTGGGAGAGATTCTGCTGTGCCAGGGCCAAGCCGTACTTGGCGGCTTTTTCATACCACTCGAAGGCCTTCTTCTCATCCTTCGGGAAGCCCACGCCCTCTTCGTTCATGGTCCCCAGGGCATTCATCGCCTCCAGCTTCTCCTTCTCCGCCGCACGGGTCAGCCATTCGGCAGCTTTTTTCTCATCCTTTGGCATGCCTTCTCCTCCGAGATAGCGGATGCCCAGCTCAAACTGGGCGTCGGCATTGCCTCGCTCCGCCAGCTGCTGCAGCGCGGCCGGATCAAAGTCGTCCCCCACACCTCCACTTTGTGCATGCAAAGGCAGAACACCCACCAGCAGAGCGGCCGCGCCCAGAAGCGCGAAGCGAAGGATTTTCATGGGATTAAACATATCGGGTAAGAATACGAACGACAACCTCAGACATCTTCCCAGCAGCAACCGTTCCGATCATGTTGCGCTACTTTTCCCGTCTCAATCGCGCCCGGAAGGTCCTTTGGAGCTACCTCCTATGGTGGATCCACACCATCGCCCACCATTTTGAGCCCCGGCCGCGCCTCTGGCTCACCTCTCTGGGGCTCAGCGGCATCATCGGCCTGGCCCTTCTGCTCAGCACCCGCACCTCCACCGCCGGCACCACCCGGCTGGACCGCTGGCAGATCTTCCGCCTCTTCCTCATGCCGTTTTGCGTCTCCAGCTTCGCCGCCCTGGTGAAGGACCAGGGCTTCCTCCTCATCTTCCCACCCACCTGGCAGGAAAACTTCAGCGCCCTCACCCTCATCGCCGCCTTCTGGGGAATGACGGCGCTGTTGGAGCGCGTGTATGCGTTGAAGATGCCCTCGCCTCAGCTTGAACGACAAAGTTGAAGCGGACCCGTTGCGGGGAAACTTCAAAAGCCAAACTTCTAACTTCAAACTTCAGAGGTTCCCCGGGCCTCGTTGGTGCCCACCCCTCCACCCCTCCACCACTCCACCACTCCACCACTCCACCACTCCACCACTCCACCACTCCACCACTCCACCACTCCACTACTCCACTACTCCACTACTCCACTACTCCACTACTCCACTACTCCACTACTCCACTACTCCACTACTCCACTACTCCACTACTTCCGCGCCCCGCATTCCAAATTCCAAAATCAGACATTCCCCCCTCGCACAAATGCCGACTCGTTCTTAAACTCCCCGCATGGAACTCCGGCATCTGCGCTATTTCCAGGCCGTGGCCGAGGAACTCAGCTTCTCCAAGGCCGCGGAGAAGCTCCACATCGCCCAGCCTGCCCTGAGCCGCACGGTCAAGGAGTTGGAGGATGACCTCGGGGCCGAGCTCCTCCAGCGCACGAAGCGCAGCGTGAAACTCACCCCCGCCGGGGCCGTGCTCCTGCATGAGGCGGGCATCCTGCTGGGCCTGTGTGAAGAGGCCATCCGCAAGGTCCACCGCACCGTGAAAGGCCAGGAAGGCGAGCTCCGCCTCGGCTTCATCGGACCGCCCACCCAGCCCTTCCTCTCCCGACTCCTCAAGGAGTACCGCCGCCGCCATCCCCGCGTGACCGTCATCTTAGAGGAGCGCACCCCTGAGCGCGTCTGGGAGATGGTCTCCAAGGACCGCATCGACGTCGGCCTCACCCGCCCCGTCGCCGCCAGCGACCGCATCCCCCTCCAGACCCTTCTCCTGCGTCGCGAGTCTCTCTCCGTCGTCGTGCCCCGCAGCCACCCCCTCGCCAGCGAGACCAAGGTCACCTGGAAAATGCTGGAAGGCCTTCCCCTCATCGTCCTCGCCCGCCGCGAAGGCGTCGGCCTGTACGACCGCATCATGATTGGGTGTCACCGCGCCGGGTTCTCCCCCAAGCTCACCCTCACCCCCAGCATCGTCGGTACTGTCGTCACCTACGTGGAGGCCGGTGCCGGCATCGGCGTCGTGCCCGAAAGCGTCGACACCCTCACCCGCAGCCCCGACCTCATCTTCAAACCCCTCCACCCCATCGTCTCCGTTGACCTCGTCATGGTCTGGAACAAGGGGGGCGCCAATCCGGCGGCGGAGGCGTTTAGGGAGCTTGTTTCTGAATGGGTTTCTGCGGACACGCTTATGCCGCTCGCTCAGTAGGCAGTGGACAGTGGGCAGTTGTCAGAAAGTGACACAGCCGTCCCGGCTGTGGTCAGGGGTATTTGGCCGCTTTGCCTCGGTCATTCGCACTCAGGTCTTTGCACCCCTATCGCTCCGTATCCCAGTACTTCAGTGGGCGGTGGGTCAGAATCCGTAACTTGCTCACCAAAAGTGTTTTGCCTCCGTTAGCGTCAAGTCAGCGTCCGTCAGCGGTTCCCTTTGGTCAGGGATGTTTGGCCGCTTTGCCTCGGTCATTCGCACTCAGGTCTTTGCACCCCCATCTCTCCGTATCCAAGTACGTCAGTGGGCGGTGCGTCAGAATCCGCAATTTGCTCACCAAAAGTGTTTTACCCCCGTTTAGCGTCAAGTCAGCGTCCGTCAGCGGTTCGCTTTCTTATCCCTTACCCCTTAACCCTCTTCCCTCTCTGAGTCAGCGGTTCCCCTTCCCTCCTCCAGCGAAGCGTCTCAACCAGCTGCGGAGCGGCGTCTCAACTAGCAGCCGCCCCGGCGGCCGCGTCTCAACCAGCCGCTTGCGGCGTCTCAACTCTCCCCGTATCTTCCCGGCTTGTCCTCCCTGCCTCCATCCCCCGCTCCGCGCCCCCGCCCCTCTCCGCCCGAGCTTCTCTCCCCTGCTGGCAACTGGGACTGCGCCCGTGCGGCCGTCGCCAATGGCGCGGACGCCATTTTCTTTGGCCTGCCCCGGTTCAACGCCCGGCTGCGCGCAGACAATTTCACGGAGGAAGACCTGCCGGAGCTCATGGCGTTCCTGCACAAGCACGGGGTGCGGGGCTATTGCGCGTTCAACACGCTCATCTTCACCGGGGAGCTGGAGGATGCTGAGAAACAACTCCGCCTGCTCGAGTCCGCTGGCGTGGACGCGGTCATCGTTCAGGACCTCGGCCTGGCCCGCATGGTGAAGGCGCTTGCGCCCAAGCTCCATCTGCACGCTTCCACTCAGATGACCATCACCTCGCCCGAAGGGCTCCGCTTCGCGCGGAACCTCGGGCTGGATCTCGCCGTGCTTTCGCGGGAGCTCTCCCTGCGCGACCTAGAGGCGTTTAAGAAGGACGCCGAGCTCCCCCTTGAAGTCTTCGTGCACGGGGCTCTTTGTGTCGCCTACTCCGGTCAGTGCCTCACCAGCGAGTCCCTCGGCCGCCGCAGCGCGAACCGGGGCGAGTGCGCCCAGGCCTGCCGCATGCCGTATGAACTGGTCGTCGATGGCGAGCTGCGCGACCTGGGCGACAAGCGTTATCTCCTCTCCCCGCAGGACCTCGCCGCCGTGGAGGAGATCCCCAGCCTGATCGCCGCCGGCATCCACAGCTTCAAGATCGAGGGCCGCCTCAAGTCGCCCGAGTACGTCGCCGCCGTCACGCGGGTCTATCGCAAGGCCATCGACACCGCCCTGGAGGCGCTGGAAAACGACCAGCCCCTGCCCCCGCAGCTCATGGACGAGGAGGACCGTTATTCCCTCGAGATGACCTTCAGCCGCGGACTCTTCAGCGGCTGGATGCACGGGGTGAACCACCAGCAGCTCGTGGGTGCCCGCTTTGCCAAGAAGCGCGGCCCGCTCGTGGGCGAGGTCCGCACCGTCGATCGTGACACCATCGAACTCACGCCCTTCCAGATCCCCCTGAAGCCCGGCGACGGCGTGGTGTTTGAGAACCCGTCCGATACCGACCGCGAGCAGGGCGGTTATCTCTTCCAGGTCGAAGGCAGCCGCATCGCCTTCCAGCGCGGCAAGATCGACTTCACCTCCATCCAGCCCGGCACCCGCGTTTACAAGACCGCCGATCCCGCCCTGGAGCGGGAGCTTCAGGCCACGTTCAAGGGCGACCTGCCCATTCGCAAACGTCGCGCGCTGCACTTCACGGTCACCGGTCAGGCCGGACAGCCCCTCGTGGTGGAAGCTCGGGACTTGATCGGAGGCGTCAACGCCCGTCCGGAAGGGTCCGTGCTCGCCCAAGCCAGCTCCGCCATGCCGCTGGAAGTGGCCCAGAAGAAGCCCCTTTCTCGCGAGACCTTGGCGGAGCAGTTCGGTCGGCTCGGCGGCACGCCGTATGAACTCGCCGGGCTGGATTCCCAGCTTGAGGGCGCGGTCATCGTGCCCGTGAGCGAGCTCAACCGCCTGCGCCGCGCCCTCGTGGCCGCGTTGGATCTCCTGCCCTCCGCCCCGGTGTTTGAGGCCCCCTCGCCCGAAGGGCTCAAGCCCTCCACCCGCGCCATGCTCGCCCCGCTGGAGGAGGCTCGCCTGGATCTCGCCCCCACGGTCGAGGCCCGTCTCTATGTCCTGTGCCGCAGCATGGAGCAGATCGATGCCGCCCTCGCCGCAGGCGTGGCCCGGCTCTATGTGGACTTTGAGGACGTGCGCCTCTATTCGGAGGCGGTCCAGCACATTCGCGCCCATAACAGCGCCCGCGCTGCGGTTGCCGCTTCAGCATCGGGGACAGAGGCCAAGCCCCAGACCGAAAGCGGGACCGAGATCTTCCTCGCCACCCCGCGCATTCAGAAGCCGCGGGAGGAAGGGTTCTTCAAGCTCATCGCCCGGGCCCATCCCGACGGCGTCTTGATCCGGAACCTCGGGGCCATCGGGTTCTTTGCCGGCACCGGCCTGCGCACCACGGGCGATTTCTCGCTCAACGTGGCCAAT contains these protein-coding regions:
- a CDS encoding U32 family peptidase, translating into MSSLPPSPAPRPRPSPPELLSPAGNWDCARAAVANGADAIFFGLPRFNARLRADNFTEEDLPELMAFLHKHGVRGYCAFNTLIFTGELEDAEKQLRLLESAGVDAVIVQDLGLARMVKALAPKLHLHASTQMTITSPEGLRFARNLGLDLAVLSRELSLRDLEAFKKDAELPLEVFVHGALCVAYSGQCLTSESLGRRSANRGECAQACRMPYELVVDGELRDLGDKRYLLSPQDLAAVEEIPSLIAAGIHSFKIEGRLKSPEYVAAVTRVYRKAIDTALEALENDQPLPPQLMDEEDRYSLEMTFSRGLFSGWMHGVNHQQLVGARFAKKRGPLVGEVRTVDRDTIELTPFQIPLKPGDGVVFENPSDTDREQGGYLFQVEGSRIAFQRGKIDFTSIQPGTRVYKTADPALERELQATFKGDLPIRKRRALHFTVTGQAGQPLVVEARDLIGGVNARPEGSVLAQASSAMPLEVAQKKPLSRETLAEQFGRLGGTPYELAGLDSQLEGAVIVPVSELNRLRRALVAALDLLPSAPVFEAPSPEGLKPSTRAMLAPLEEARLDLAPTVEARLYVLCRSMEQIDAALAAGVARLYVDFEDVRLYSEAVQHIRAHNSARAAVAASASGTEAKPQTESGTEIFLATPRIQKPREEGFFKLIARAHPDGVLIRNLGAIGFFAGTGLRTTGDFSLNVANPLTAEFLKTTGLEQLTVSYDLNIEQVLDLLYGCPPTWFELTLHQHMPMFHMEHCVFASFMSTGSTFLDCGRPCERHKVKLRDRTGMEHPLKADVGCRNTLFNAVPQTGARFYEMLYGAGLRTFRVEFLEESGPEAAQTLALYQDLMSHRRDGETLWRDLKAQSQLGVTSGTLRDRERDPLIAY